TTAAAAGAGATGTGCAGCCAATACCATGTCCATTTTATTGCCGATGAAATTGCAGTGGGGTTTGGAAGGACGGGTAAAATGTTTGCCTGTGAATATGCGGGCATTAGTCCTGATATTATGTGTTTATCCAAAGGATTAACTGCCGGATATATGCCATTATCTCTTACCCTTGTTACTGATGAAATATATAAAGCTTTTTACTGTGAATACACTGAGTTAAAGGCTTTCATGCATAGCCACAGCTATACGGGAAACCCTATAGCTTGCGCTATTGCCTGTGAATCCCTTAATATTTTTGAAGAAGATAATGTATTGGAAAAAAATAAACAAAAATCTAAATTGATTGGCGACATGGCAGTAAAATTTGCAGAAAAGCACCCTTATGTAGGTGAGTTTCGTCAATTGGGAATGGTAGGAGCATTAGAGCTGGTTGAAGATAAAAAAACAAAGAAAGCGTTCGATTGGACTAAAAGAATTGGATATAATATATATAAAATAGCACTGGAGAAAGGTGTATTGCTTCGCCCTTTGGGAAATGTAATTTATTTCATGCCTCCTTATATTGTAGAAGAGAAAGATATAGAGTTCATGGTGAGTATAGCTTTTGAATCTATTAATCAATATTTTGGCAGATAGTTCTAAAAAATTATATATTTAATCTGTTGTGCTAGTTCACCTATACGGAAAGAATATAGTGGAAAGGCTTGGAGCCTGTTAATATATTTAAGTATTATTAATAAGTGAAATAGCCACAAAGTATATGACTGACTGCTATACAAAGAAATTTTTTTATTTTTTTATTTTTTTGGGATATGTGGGATATAAAATTAGATTTACCCAGAGATAAAAAAGTAATAATAAAAAGGTATATAGAAACACTCTAAATATTTTATATAACTGGTCAGTGCTTCGACGTTTTGATTTGTATTAAAGACAATTGTCAACAAAATTTTAAATTTGATTGATAATTGTCTTTTTTATTATTTCAACACCAATATATGTGATCCAGAGGGACATAAGAGGGTAAATCAGAGGATAAAAAAGGTGAGTGACGTACCTAAAGCTTTCATAAAACAAATAGTAAAATAAGTAAAATATGTATCAGATATTTTTTACACACAACCGTTTTTGGGGCTATACTTGAAAAATAGTTCTACATCTATTACAATTAAAGATGTAGAATATCTTTATATAAAATTATTAAGGATGCATTCATTTTTGCTAATCCATGAACTGGTGACAAAGGGTGCAATTGATGCTGAACCCTGCGGGCTTCATATATGTTTGACCAGATTAAAGCGCTATTGTAAATATATGTATAGAAAGAATAAAGTACGTATGCTCATTATTCTATATGGAATTTTATGGTTTCTAATTTGCTCATTTATAGTTAATTATTAAAAATATTCAGTATTGTTGCAAATAAAAGTTTAGCAAAAATCAATAGTAATAATTTACAGGTATAACCTGCACCCATAAGAAAATTATGGTTAACGTTAGAGAAAAGGGGAGTGACCACCTAAGCCTAACAATATTAAATTTAAAAACTTAATATGACGAAACCTTACCAAACATACACTGGATGTAGAAATCAACGTACTCTCTCTTCCAATTAAACCGCTTTCGTTTGCGACCTGGAGGTTTTACAGTGGATAGAGACTTTTTAAGGTAGGCAATGGTATTCCACAGTCCGCCTGCAATGAGTCTTACCATCTCCAAGAAGTTATGATTGGTACCCACCAGAATATGCATGAGTTTTAACAAGCAAAACAGAATCAATGCCGTGTAAATCTGGTTTAAGACTGCATTAAAACTGGTACCATAAAACTTCTTGATTTTAAGATGCTGCTTTATCCACTTAAAGAATAGCTCTATCTGCCATCTTAGACGGTAGATTTCAGCTATTTCCTCACCTGTAAGGTCAAAGCGGTTTGTGGCTATATAAAAGGGCTCACCTGTAGAAGAGTCGATTACTTCCACAACTCTCAAGGAGTGCTGCATCTTTGTATAAAAGCCACCGAGAATTACTTCTTTATCAGATAGTACAGGGCCTCCCTGGGATATTGAGTTTATACTAACTAACTCCATTACAGCATTCTTTTTAAGCCTTGTGATAAAGAATATATCCTCCTTGCAGTACCTGTCAAACTCTTTGTAGTCTAAATAGCCGCGGTCAAATATATATGTGATGTTGGGTTTGGTAATAAGGGAATCCATCTTCTCTTTGTCATGTATAATACCCTCTGTCACTATAATCTGATCCGGGTAACCTAAAAGAACATCGTACAGGGTATGCACCTTGACTGCAGCTTTAGTTTCCCGATAGTCAGCCCAGGGAAAGAGAGAGATACAAAGCCTTATTATAGTAGCGTCCAGTATCTTTAGCGTGCCCCAGCTACCAGGTATGATACGTATACCGTGATGCTTTTTAAGTTTAGCAAGAACAGCTTCAAATATCCTTCTAAAAACATCCGGATCACGGTCGCTGTTTTTGCGGGATAGCTGTGAAAAACTTATTGTGCCAGTATATTTCTGGAGTTTCTGGTCAGCCATAATACCTGTAACAATATCCCTAAGGCTGTCTTTCTGGACCAAGTGTGCATACATCATAGTATTCAGTTGCCGAAGAACAGTAAATTTCTTGGTTCCGTGGTCTGCATCGGTTTCGTCAACGGCTTTTTCCAGTAAGTTCATTGGTAAAAAGCCTTTTAAAGTTTCAAAAACTGTAGTACAATCATTCATGTTTGTTAACTCCTTCGTTAATAGAATGTGGTTGGTTGGGTACTACCACTAATATTAACAAGGAGTTTTCATTTTACCAACAGGTATTTATTACCGTTGATTTTTGCTAAAAAATTTTATGCAACAATACTGAAAAATATTACAAAAGAGGGATGATATGGCCACAATAAAAGATGTAGCACAAAAGGCGGGGGTAACCGTAACAACTGTTTCTCGCGTTTTAAATAATAGAGGTTATATAAGTGACGCTACGAGACAAAAGGTATATAAGGCAATGGAAGAGTTAGACTATCAACCAAATGAAATCGCCCGTTCGTTATACAGAAGAAAATCCAACATCATTGGACTTATTATACCTACTGTCTCACATCCGTTTTTTGGAGAATTATCTAATTATATAGAATACTATGCCTATAATTACGGTTATAAAATATTATTATGCAATTCCCAGCTTGACAGGACAAAAGAAAGAGAATATATAGATATGCTGAAAAGACATCAAGTTGATGGCATAATAATGGGGAGCCATACTTTAGAAGTAGATGAGTATATAAACTTAAATTTGCCTATAGTAACATTTGATAGATGTATTTCAGACAACATCCCTTATATTTCATCAGATAACTATCAAGGGGGTAAATTAGCAACAAACCTGTTAATAGATAAGGGATGTAAAAAAATAGCACATATTTGCGGTAATTTAAAATTAAACCTGTTAGCAAACAAAAGATATAAAGCTTTTATTGATATGGCTGTTGACAGAAACATAGAGCACATAACCGTTCAAACAGATATAAAAGTATTTGATATTAATCAATACGAAAAACTGATTTATAATTTATTTAAAGACCATCCGGATATAGATGGAATATTTGCAAGTAGTGATATAATGGCCGCATATGCCATTAAAGTCTGTTCCCAATTCAATAAAAATATACCTGACGATATAAAGATTGTAGGTTATGACGACGTTAAAATAGCATCTTTAGTTATTCCGCAAATCACAACAATAAGGCAGCCAATAGAAGAGATGGGCAAATTAGCTATAGAATTAATTATCAAGCAAATAAATGACGAAAAAGTTTTGATGGAAAATATTTTTCCTGTTACCTTGGTGGAAAGGTATACAGCATAGATTTTCACTTAATATCAACCGGTTAATATATTTTTTTTAACCGGTTGATATATTTTTTAAAATGTTAATCGGTTGACATATATTATGTATAGGGTATATAATTAAATAAGTTCAATAGATGATTTCTAAAAGCGGCCGTCAAAAGAAAGGAGTAAATAAACATGTCAATTAAAAATGAAATAATGCTTATTACTTATGCTGACAGCATGGGAAAAAATTTAAATGAACTTGGAAGCCTTTTAAAAACACATTTTAAGGATGTTGTCAGCGGTGTTCACATTCTCCCCTTTTTTCCGTCATCTGCTGACAGGGGTTTTGCACCGCTTACGTATGAAGAAGTGGATGAAAGTTTCGGGACATGGCATGATATTGAAGACTTGAGCAAAGATTTCTATTTGATGTTTGATTTCATGATCAATCATATATCCCGAAGTTCAAAATACTATAAGGATTTCGTAAAAAACAAGGATAATTCACCTTATGCCGACTTTTTTATCCGGTATAAGGACTTCTGGCCCAATGGAGAGCCAACTCAGGAAGACATTGACATTATTTACAAGAGAAAACCCAGGGCTCCATATATTGAAGTAGAATTTGAAGATGGGACAACTGAAAAAATATGGTGTACCTTCGATAGTGAGCAGGTTGACCTGAATCTATCTGCCGAAGTCACCAGGAAGTTTGTAAGGGACTCTTTGGTACATCTGGCTAAAAAAGGTGCATCCATTATTAGACTTGATGCTTTCGCATATGCGACCAAAAAGATTGGGACAAATTGTTTCTTCATAGAACCTGATGTTTGGGAACTGCTTGACTATGCAAAATCAATATTAGAACCTTATGGCGTTGAAATACTGCCCGAGATACATGAGCATTACTCAATACAGTTAAAGCTTGCTGAAAAAGGATACTGGGTATACGATTTTGCTCTGCCCATGCTGTTGCTTTACACCCTTTACAGTGGCTCTAACAAGAGGCTTGTAAACTGGCTCAAGCAGTGTCCAAGGAAGCAGTTTACCACCCTTGATACACATGATGGAATAGGAGTGGTGGACGTAAGAGACCTTTTAAGCGATGATGAAATTGAGCAAACAAAAGAATACCTGTTTTCAAGGGGCGCAAACGTAAAAAGGATATACAATACAACAGCTTATAATAATCTTGATATCTACCAGATTAACTGCACTTATTATTCAGCTTTGGGAAATAATGATGACGCATACCTTTTGGCAAGGGCAATCCAGTTTTTTGCGCCTGGAATTCCCCAGGTGTATTATGTTGGGCTGCTGGCCGGAGAAAATGACATTGAGCTTCTTGAAAAGACCAAGGTGGGGAGAAACATAAACCGTCACTACTATACTAAGGAGGAGGTTGAGGAAAATCTCAAGAGGCCAGTTATAAAAAGGCTGTTCAACCTGATGAGGTTCCGCAACTCTTACCCCGCTTTCAATGGTGACTACAAGATTCTCGATACAAACGATGAGCAGTCATTGGAGATTTCATGGAAAAAAGACGAGTTTGAGGCAATACTGAAAGCTGATCTAAAGACTCACAAGTATACAATAAGCTACTTTGATCCTCAAGATAGAACTTATAGAAATTTAACTGACTGCTAATGAAATTTAATATGCAATATATATTTTTTGGTATTTATGTACAAAATAATTAATGCAATATATTGATTTAATTGTTTGTTAAGTAAAAAAAATATTACAAAACATATGTCAAACGGTTGACATATGATGTAGATTAGTTGTATAATAAAGTTAGACCATATAGTGGTTTGAAAAGACGGCCGTCAAACTATATAAATAACACTAAATACATTACATGATGCTCCTTACCCTAATGTAGCGTATCAAGTGTAATTTATAAAATTCAACACCTGAATTCTAAAAATTGTTAGGAGGATAAATAAATATGTCAAAGATTAAACTGTTATCCTTAATGATTTCGTTTATGCTGGTAATTTCTATGTTAGCTGGCTGTGGAACTGCTAATAAAAACCAATCTACAAACCAATCTGCAGAACCAGCAGGAAAAGAAGTTAAAATAACTTTACTTAACTCAAAAGGTGAAGTTCAGGCCCAATTAGAAGAAGCTGCAAAGGTATTTTCCAATGAAAATCCTGGCATAGTGTTGGAAGTTATCCCTTGTCCTGCAGGAGGTTCTCCTTTTGAAAAGGTTACATCCATGTATGCTTCAGGGAATGCGCCGTCTCTTGCTATGCTAGACCCGGGCGATATTGTTAAATTTAAAGATAAGTTTGTAGATTTTACTTCTGAAAAGTGGGTTGAAGATACTATTCCGGGTGTTGCTGACGCAGCTACCATCGATGGTAAATTGTACGGTTTTCCGTCTACAATTGAAGGTTTTGCATTAATATACAATAAGAAGGTATTGGATAAGGCTGGCGTTGATCCTGCTTCCATCAAGACAAGAAAGAGTCTAGAGGACGCATTCAAAAAGGTGGAGGCTTCAGGTGTAGCTCCTGTCGTCATTTCACCTATGGATTGGTCCTTGGGTGCACATTTTCTTTCAATTGCTTACGTAGATCAGGCTAAAGACGGTGATTCACTCAAGAAATTCATGCAGTCTTTAAAAGAAGGCAAAGCTGATTTGAAAAACAACAAGATATTTACCGGCTTAATGGAAACTTTTGATGTTTTGAAGAAATACAATATTGACAAAAATGATCCATTAGCAGGCACTTATGAAAGAGGTCCCGAATTATTAGGAAAAGGCACTGTAGGATTCTGGTTCATGGGCAACTGGGCTTGGCCGCAGATCAAGAGTTTTGACACTGCGGATGGACAATACGGATTTGTACCGGTGCCAATCAGCGATAATGCAGATGACTACGGTAACTCACAGATTATAAAAGGGACATCTAAGTTTATAGGTGTAGATAAAGAACAGAACTCACCGGAGCAACAGGCAGCAGCTAAGAAATTCCTAAACTGGATAGTATATGAAAAGAGCGGTCAGGATTTCTTGGTAAACAAAGCAAATTTCATTCCTGCTTTCAAAAATATTACATTGGAAATCCAGGATCCTTTGGGTAAATCCATCAAGGATTATATGACCCAAAATAAAGCAATGAATAGTATTGACACTTATTTTGCAATGCCGGCAGACCACTGGAAACAAGTAGGTGCCAGCATGCAGAAATATCTTGCAGGACAAAGTGACGTAGAAACTTTGGCAAAAGAAATAGAAGAGTACTGGAAACAAGCAAAATAAGAAAATTTAAAACTCAATAATAATAAATGACAATAAATAACGGATATGCGTAATTAAACCTATCCGTTATTTATTGTAAGGATTATGTTAATCTAAGGAGCATGGTCATGAATAAAAAAAATCGTATTCTAGATAATATTAAAACCTACTTGGTTTTTGCGGGGCCAACGACTTTTATATTCTTTACCGTTATGATACTTCCGTTTTTGTTTGGTATTTACTTGACATTTACCAACTGGGATGGAGTATCAAAGACCCTTAACTTTATAGGCTTGAAAAATTATGCGGTAGTTTTTGCCGATAAAGTTTTCTGGACATCATTCTTACTGACGTTAAAATATGTCTTTTTTACTGTGATTTTTATCAATGTAATCGCTTTCCTTTTAGCATTCATTTTAACCAGCGGGGTTAGAGGTCAAAACTTCTTTAGAGCAGGTTTTTTTGTACCTAATCTGATCGGGGGCATAGTATTAGGACTTATGTGGAGATTTATATTCTCAAATGCACTTGTGTATATTGGGAAAAAGTACGGCATCCAGATTTTTGAAGCTTCCTGGTTGGGAAACCCGAATAAAGCCTTCTGGGCTTTGGTAATTGGTACTGTGTGGCAGTATTCCGGCTATATGATGGTAATCTATATATCAGGATTTATGAATATACCCAAGGAACTTTTGGAGGCCTGCAGTATTGATGGTGCAAATGGTTTTGTAAGGCTGAAAACAATTATACTTCCCTTAATGGTCCCGTCTTTTATAGTATGTGTATTCCTAACGCTGCAAAGAGGGTTTATGGTATATGATATCAACCTTTCATTAACACAGGGAGGACCGTTTAAAAGTACTCAGTTGGTATCCATGCATGTCTATGAGAAGGCATTCCTGTCCCAACAGTACGGCATCGGCCAAGCTGAAGCGTTTTTCCTGTTCTTGATGGTGGCTGCTGTAACAATTACACAGGTATATTTTAGCAAAAAGCTGGAGGTGGAAGCATAATGCGGACTGCTAATGTATTAATGGGGAAAAAGAATAAATTAGTCAGTGCGGCTCAAATCGGGTTGCTTAGTGTTTTGTTTTTATTATATTTTTTTCCGTTCATGTTTGTAGTTGTTAATTCTTTTAAATCGACCAAAGAGTTTCTAACCAACCCGATTGCAATTCCATTAAAACTGGAATTTTCTAACTATATTACTGCTTTTGAAAAAATGCGCTATACCTATGCCTTTGTCAATTCACTCATTATTACGGTCCTAAGTGTAGCTTTGATAGCAATTTGTTCTGCCATGACAGCGCATGTATTTGTTAGAAAAAAATGGAAGATAAATACGTATATGTTTTTCATCATGGTGGCTTCCATGATTATTCCGTTTCAGGCCATTATGATTCCTCTTGTAAAGATATACGGTTCTATCGGAATGTTAAACAACAAATGGGCATTGATTTATATGTACATTGGTTTTGGAGCTCCTCTAGCAGTGTTCATATACCATGGATTCCTTAAAAGCATCCCTTTAGAACTGGAAGAAGCGGCAATGATAGACGGATGCAGTAAACTACAGATATTTTTCAAAATAGTATTTCCATTGCTAAAACCTACAACAATGACAATTGTTATCCTGGATATGTTATGGATATGGAACGATTTCCTTTTGCCTAGTCTTGTATTAATTAATCCGATTAATAGGACGCTGCCTTTGTCAACCTTCTACTTTTTCGGTACCTATACTGTAGATTATGGTTTATTGATGGCTGGTTTGATGATGACAATGATTCCGGTAATCGTGGTGTATCTGTTCTTACAGAAGCACATTATAAAAGGCGTAATGCAGGGTTCTATCAAATAATGATTGAAGGGTATGATTGATTATA
This genomic stretch from Petroclostridium xylanilyticum harbors:
- a CDS encoding IS4 family transposase, whose protein sequence is MNDCTTVFETLKGFLPMNLLEKAVDETDADHGTKKFTVLRQLNTMMYAHLVQKDSLRDIVTGIMADQKLQKYTGTISFSQLSRKNSDRDPDVFRRIFEAVLAKLKKHHGIRIIPGSWGTLKILDATIIRLCISLFPWADYRETKAAVKVHTLYDVLLGYPDQIIVTEGIIHDKEKMDSLITKPNITYIFDRGYLDYKEFDRYCKEDIFFITRLKKNAVMELVSINSISQGGPVLSDKEVILGGFYTKMQHSLRVVEVIDSSTGEPFYIATNRFDLTGEEIAEIYRLRWQIELFFKWIKQHLKIKKFYGTSFNAVLNQIYTALILFCLLKLMHILVGTNHNFLEMVRLIAGGLWNTIAYLKKSLSTVKPPGRKRKRFNWKREYVDFYIQCMFGKVSSY
- a CDS encoding LacI family DNA-binding transcriptional regulator, with translation MATIKDVAQKAGVTVTTVSRVLNNRGYISDATRQKVYKAMEELDYQPNEIARSLYRRKSNIIGLIIPTVSHPFFGELSNYIEYYAYNYGYKILLCNSQLDRTKEREYIDMLKRHQVDGIIMGSHTLEVDEYINLNLPIVTFDRCISDNIPYISSDNYQGGKLATNLLIDKGCKKIAHICGNLKLNLLANKRYKAFIDMAVDRNIEHITVQTDIKVFDINQYEKLIYNLFKDHPDIDGIFASSDIMAAYAIKVCSQFNKNIPDDIKIVGYDDVKIASLVIPQITTIRQPIEEMGKLAIELIIKQINDEKVLMENIFPVTLVERYTA
- the gtfA gene encoding sucrose phosphorylase, which gives rise to MSIKNEIMLITYADSMGKNLNELGSLLKTHFKDVVSGVHILPFFPSSADRGFAPLTYEEVDESFGTWHDIEDLSKDFYLMFDFMINHISRSSKYYKDFVKNKDNSPYADFFIRYKDFWPNGEPTQEDIDIIYKRKPRAPYIEVEFEDGTTEKIWCTFDSEQVDLNLSAEVTRKFVRDSLVHLAKKGASIIRLDAFAYATKKIGTNCFFIEPDVWELLDYAKSILEPYGVEILPEIHEHYSIQLKLAEKGYWVYDFALPMLLLYTLYSGSNKRLVNWLKQCPRKQFTTLDTHDGIGVVDVRDLLSDDEIEQTKEYLFSRGANVKRIYNTTAYNNLDIYQINCTYYSALGNNDDAYLLARAIQFFAPGIPQVYYVGLLAGENDIELLEKTKVGRNINRHYYTKEEVEENLKRPVIKRLFNLMRFRNSYPAFNGDYKILDTNDEQSLEISWKKDEFEAILKADLKTHKYTISYFDPQDRTYRNLTDC
- a CDS encoding ABC transporter substrate-binding protein, yielding MSKIKLLSLMISFMLVISMLAGCGTANKNQSTNQSAEPAGKEVKITLLNSKGEVQAQLEEAAKVFSNENPGIVLEVIPCPAGGSPFEKVTSMYASGNAPSLAMLDPGDIVKFKDKFVDFTSEKWVEDTIPGVADAATIDGKLYGFPSTIEGFALIYNKKVLDKAGVDPASIKTRKSLEDAFKKVEASGVAPVVISPMDWSLGAHFLSIAYVDQAKDGDSLKKFMQSLKEGKADLKNNKIFTGLMETFDVLKKYNIDKNDPLAGTYERGPELLGKGTVGFWFMGNWAWPQIKSFDTADGQYGFVPVPISDNADDYGNSQIIKGTSKFIGVDKEQNSPEQQAAAKKFLNWIVYEKSGQDFLVNKANFIPAFKNITLEIQDPLGKSIKDYMTQNKAMNSIDTYFAMPADHWKQVGASMQKYLAGQSDVETLAKEIEEYWKQAK
- a CDS encoding carbohydrate ABC transporter permease; translated protein: MNKKNRILDNIKTYLVFAGPTTFIFFTVMILPFLFGIYLTFTNWDGVSKTLNFIGLKNYAVVFADKVFWTSFLLTLKYVFFTVIFINVIAFLLAFILTSGVRGQNFFRAGFFVPNLIGGIVLGLMWRFIFSNALVYIGKKYGIQIFEASWLGNPNKAFWALVIGTVWQYSGYMMVIYISGFMNIPKELLEACSIDGANGFVRLKTIILPLMVPSFIVCVFLTLQRGFMVYDINLSLTQGGPFKSTQLVSMHVYEKAFLSQQYGIGQAEAFFLFLMVAAVTITQVYFSKKLEVEA
- a CDS encoding carbohydrate ABC transporter permease, whose translation is MRTANVLMGKKNKLVSAAQIGLLSVLFLLYFFPFMFVVVNSFKSTKEFLTNPIAIPLKLEFSNYITAFEKMRYTYAFVNSLIITVLSVALIAICSAMTAHVFVRKKWKINTYMFFIMVASMIIPFQAIMIPLVKIYGSIGMLNNKWALIYMYIGFGAPLAVFIYHGFLKSIPLELEEAAMIDGCSKLQIFFKIVFPLLKPTTMTIVILDMLWIWNDFLLPSLVLINPINRTLPLSTFYFFGTYTVDYGLLMAGLMMTMIPVIVVYLFLQKHIIKGVMQGSIK